One stretch of Acidobacteriota bacterium DNA includes these proteins:
- a CDS encoding class I SAM-dependent methyltransferase, whose protein sequence is MKTSESLEIGWGPSPPSVHSRYVVLDDPVMAKFRAVGDGGEELWDFHQLEWWSRIYEYRWLQDVVRDCFADRGTLNLESKVALDAGCGRKHPSSFILGEMGFRRVLALDLMPNNPLFERVRMANVEYRQTDFAEHVPGPVDFLCCLSVLEHVPRERQPRALENLCGAVAPGGFLAMTFDLPGFEYETDLEGYKRILSEQGFEITEAATDPAQRLTSRNGPIPHPGWPKVGRMELLCYRLLAWKEPG, encoded by the coding sequence TCGGTCCACAGCCGCTATGTGGTTCTCGACGATCCCGTGATGGCCAAATTCCGCGCCGTCGGCGACGGTGGCGAAGAGCTGTGGGACTTCCATCAGCTGGAGTGGTGGTCTCGGATCTACGAGTACCGCTGGCTCCAGGACGTGGTTCGAGACTGCTTCGCCGACCGCGGCACCCTCAATCTCGAGAGCAAAGTCGCTCTCGACGCCGGCTGCGGCCGCAAACATCCCAGCAGCTTCATCCTCGGCGAGATGGGCTTCCGGCGCGTCCTCGCCCTTGATCTCATGCCCAACAACCCTCTCTTCGAGCGGGTCCGCATGGCCAACGTCGAATACCGGCAGACGGACTTCGCCGAGCACGTCCCCGGTCCGGTGGACTTCCTCTGCTGTCTGTCGGTGCTCGAGCACGTGCCGCGGGAGCGCCAGCCGCGGGCGCTAGAGAATCTCTGCGGCGCCGTCGCTCCCGGCGGATTCCTCGCCATGACCTTCGACCTGCCGGGTTTCGAATACGAGACGGACCTGGAAGGCTACAAGCGGATCCTGTCGGAGCAGGGCTTCGAGATCACCGAGGCTGCCACCGATCCGGCCCAGCGCCTGACCTCCCGCAACGGCCCCATCCCCCATCCGGGCTGGCCCAAAGTCGGCAGAATGGAATTGCTCTGCTACCGGCTCCTGGCATGGAAGGAGCCTGGTTAG